Proteins from a single region of Haliaeetus albicilla chromosome Z, bHalAlb1.1, whole genome shotgun sequence:
- the PDE6B gene encoding rod cGMP-specific 3',5'-cyclic phosphodiesterase subunit beta has product MSISEDDVEKFLDGNPTFAKQYFEKKLRTESWDSNEGEILFELIQDMQESINMEKVVFKTLRRIRSLIHADRCSLFMYRQRNGTPELATRLFNIQEGSTLEECLVSPDCEIVYPLDIGIVGYVAQTKKTMNVKDVSECAQFSPFVDELTDYTTKSILATPILNGKDLVAVIVAINKLNGPHFTSSDETLFLKYLNFASLNLKIYHLSYLHNCETRRGQVLLWSANKVFEELTDIERQFHKAFYTVRAYLNCDRYSVGLLDMTKQKEFFDLWPVQLGEVPPYSGPRTPDGREIVFYKVIDYILHGKEDIKVIPNPTLDHWALVTGLPTYVAESGFICNIMNAAADEMFNFQEGPLDESGWTIKNVLSMPIVNKREEIVGVVTFYNRKDGKPFDEQDETLMESLTQFLGWSVLNTDTYDKMNKLENRKDIAQDMVLYHVKCDKDEIQEILPTREKLGKEPSECEEEELASILKEELPGPTKFEIYEFRFSDFDCTELELVKCGIQMYYELGVVKKFQIPQEVLVRFVYSVSKGYRKITYHNWRHGFNVAQTMFTLLMTGKLKRYYSDLEALAMVTAALCHDIDHRGTNNLYQMKSQNPLAKLHGSSILERHHLEFGKFLLSEESLNICQNLNRRQHEHMIHLMEIAIIATDLALYFKKRTMFQKIVDESKTYDSMTAWTEYLSLETTKKEVVMAMMMTACDLSAITKPWEVQSKVALLVAAEFWEQGDLEISILQQQPIPMMDRRKAAELPKLQVGFIDFVCTFVYKEFSRFHEEIQPMLDGLLNNRNEWKTRADEYDAKMKALEEEKKKEEEKMAAKKDGITCNGGTAPASKTCSIL; this is encoded by the exons ATGAGCATTAGTGAAGACGACGTGGAGAAGTTTCTTGATGGCAACCCTACTTTTGCCAAGCAGTACTTTGAGAAGAAACTAAGAACAGAGTCCTGGGATAGTAATGAGGGTGAAATCCTTTTTGAGTTGATCCAAGACATGCAAGAAAGCATCAACATGGAGAAAGTTGTTTTCAAGACCTTGAGAAGAATCAGGTCCCTTATTCACGCTGACCGCTGTAGTCTTTTCATGTACAGGCAGAGAAACGGCACGCCTGAACTGGCAACAAGGCTTTTCAACATCCAAGAGGGAAGCACGCTGGAGGAATGCCTGGTCTCCCCAGACTGCGAGATTGTCTATCCGCTGGACATAGGCATTGTGGGCTATGTTGCACAAACCAAGAAAACCATGAACGTCAAGGATGTCAGTGAG TGTGCCCAGTTCAGTCCATTTGTTGATGAGCTCACCGACTACACTACGAAAAGCATCCTTGCAACACCCATCTTGAACGGCAAAGATTTAGTTGCTGTCATTGTGGCTATTAATAAGCTGAACGGCCCACACTTCACCAGCTCTGATGAAACA ctttttctgaagTACTTGAATTTTGCCTCCTTGAACTTGAAAATTTATCACTTGAGTTATCTTCACAATTGTGAGACTCGAAGAGGCCAG GTGCTGTTGTGGTCAGCTAATAAGGTTTTTGAGGAACTGACAGACATCGAGAGGCAGTTCCACAAAGCTTTTTACACAGTGAGAGCATACCTGAACTGTGACCGGTACTCAGTAGGTCTCCTGGACATGACGAAGCAGAAG gAATTTTTTGACCTGTGGCCAGTCCAGCTGGGAGAAGTTCCCCCCTACTCAGGACCTCGCACCCCGGATGGCCGA GAAATAGTCTTCTACAAGGTCATCGATTATATATTACATGGAAAAGAAGACATTAAAGTCATCCC aaATCCTACCCTGGATCACTGGGCACTAGTTACTGGACTGCCAACCTATGTGGCTGAAAGTGGATTT ATTTGCAACATTATGAATGCTGCTGCAGATGAGATGTTTAACTTTCAG GAAGGTCCTTTAGATGAATCAGGATGGACTATCAAAAACGTTCTCTCCATGCCAATAGTcaacaaaagggaagaaattgTTGGCGTTGTCACATTTTATAACAGAAAAGATGGGAAACCATTTGACGAACAGGATGAGACCCTCATGGAG TCCTTGACACAGTTCCTGGGTTGGTCTGTGCTCAACACAGACACGTATGATAAGATGAACAAGCTGGAGAACCGGAAGGATATTGCTCAGGATATGGTGCTTTACCATGTGAAATGTGACAAGgatgaaatacaggaaattctg CCAACAAGagaaaagctggggaaagagcCAAGCGAgtgtgaggaagaggagctggcAAGCATCCTG AAAGAAGAACTCCCGGGGCCCACCAAGTTTGAAATCTATGAATTCAGGTTCTCTGATTTTGACTGCACTGAGCTAGAGCTGGTGAAGTGCGGCATTCAGATGTACTACGAGCTCGGCGTGGTGAAAAAGTTCCAGATCCCACAGGAG GTTCTGGTAAGGTTTGTGTACTCAGTCAGCAAAGGCTATCGTAAAATAACTTACCACAACTGGCGCCATGGCTTCAACGTTGCGCAGACGATGTTCACTCTCCTGATG ACTGGCAAACTGAAGCGTTATTACTCAGACCTTGAAGCCCTTGCAATGGTaactgctgctctgtgccatGATATTGACCACAGGGGAACCAACAACCTTTATCAAATGAA ATCTCAAAATCCTTTAGCTAAACTTCATGGATCCTCAATTTTAGAGAGACATCACTTGGAATTTGGAAAATTCTTGCTCTCTGAAGAG tcGCTGAATATATGTCAGAACCTCAACCGCAGACAGCATGAGCACATGATTCACCTGATGGAAATTGCTATTATAGCAACAGACCTGGCACTCTACTTCAA AAAGAGAACAATGTTTCAAAAGATCGTTGATGAGTCCAAGACATATGATAGCATGACTGCCTGGACTGAATACCTATCCCTGGAGACAACAAAGAAAGAGGTTGTAAT GGCCATGATGATGACTGCCTGTGATTTGTCAGCAATCACAAAGCCTTGGGAAGTCCAGAGTAAG GTAGCTCTCCTGGTAGCAGCTGAGTTCTGGGAGCAAGGAGACTTAGAAATAAGCATCCTTCAGCAACAGCCTATT CCCATGATGGACCGGAGGAAAGCTGCTGAGCTTCCGAAGCTTCAAGTGGGTTTCATCGATTTTGTGTGCACGTTTGTCTATAAG GAATTTTCACGTTTCCACGAGGAAATTCAGCCTATGCTTGATGGGCTGCTGAACAACAGAAATGAGTGGAAGACCCGTGCTGATGAGTATGATGCAAAAATGAAAGCtctggaggaagagaagaaaaaagaggaagagaagatggCTGCAAAGAAAG ATGGAATAACCTGTAATGGAGGAACAGCTCCAGCTTCCAAAACCTGTAGCATACTTTAG
- the ATP5ME gene encoding ATP synthase subunit e, mitochondrial, with protein sequence MIPPVQVSPLIKFTRYSALLVGMIYGKKRYDYLKPIAEEERRVEAEEKKKREELERIAKELAEASEESILK encoded by the exons ATGATCCCGCCGGTGCAGGTCTCGCCGCTTATCAAG TTCACCCGGTACTCGGCCCTGCTGGTGGGGATGATCTACGGCAAGAAGCGATACG ACTACCTAAAGCCTATtgctgaagaagagagaagagtagaggctgaagagaaaaagaaacgTGAAGAACTTGAGCGGATTGCAAAAGAGCTTGCAGAAG CAAGTGAAGAGTCCatactgaaatga